TTGGTGCAGTAAACTTGACCACTCCAGCCATTGGTGATGGCCCATGGCTGGTAGGGCTCCATGGGCAGCAGGGGCTCGTGTCTTGGCTCAGATGGCGCACTGAGCGCCGGCACGACAGGCACATCCAAGTAGCTTGGCTGGTAGGGACCAGAGGAGTAGCCCTGGTAAAAAGCAAATTCTTTCGCCCTGCTCGAAAACTCCTCACCGGCGACAGAGGAGTCCATGTATTTATCGCCATAGCCAGAGGGCTGCGCGCACGCCTTGACGCTGCCGTGTGACATCCTACATGGATAACTGTAACTGCTGCCAAAATATCCATAGGGCAGAGACGCGTTGGGTGAACTCTGAGTGGCAGAACAGGGGCTACACTGTTTGCCCGGCTCCCCCATGCCAGAGACTGGCACCTCACTCGCAGCGTAAGTGGTGCTGGGAGCCAGCGAGGTCG
Above is a genomic segment from Hippoglossus stenolepis isolate QCI-W04-F060 chromosome 8, HSTE1.2, whole genome shotgun sequence containing:
- the hoxa13b gene encoding homeobox protein Hox-A13b; translated protein: MTASLLLHSHWIDPVMFLYDNGLDERSKNMEGFTGGNFAANQCRNLLAHPTSLAPSTTYAASEVPVSGMGEPGKQCSPCSATQSSPNASLPYGYFGSSYSYPCRMSHGSVKACAQPSGYGDKYMDSSVAGEEFSSRAKEFAFYQGYSSGPYQPSYLDVPVVPALSAPSEPRHEPLLPMEPYQPWAITNGWSGQVYCTKEQPQPNPLWKSSLQESISAGDSSARRGRKKRVPYTKVQLKELEREYTTNKFITKDKRRRISAQTNLTERQVTIWFQNRRVKEKKVVHKFKSSS